In Bacillus thuringiensis, a genomic segment contains:
- a CDS encoding replication-relaxation family protein, which translates to MKSRDKAILSNLKRFRCMSRDDIIDLHFQGIKNAVTCCNTVMKRLRRDGHVDANITQQPFIYFPQPSTLRKTSQKIPHFLGIVDVYKQLIHYEKPKLFKAEPKYGKDYMEPDAFTIWRRSPFFIEVQKSVYSKKIMQDKINRYELYFHSQEWHNESWQPKGSKFFPSILIITDKKYDITSSNLRIFQATSIHDFMDKTAVNS; encoded by the coding sequence ATGAAGAGTAGAGATAAAGCGATACTAAGCAATCTGAAGCGTTTTAGATGCATGTCACGTGATGACATTATAGATTTACATTTTCAAGGGATAAAAAACGCAGTTACTTGCTGTAATACAGTCATGAAACGATTAAGGAGAGATGGTCATGTGGATGCCAATATTACACAGCAGCCATTTATATATTTCCCTCAACCTAGCACACTTCGAAAAACTAGCCAAAAAATTCCTCACTTCCTCGGCATTGTGGACGTATACAAACAACTGATTCATTATGAAAAACCGAAGCTATTTAAAGCTGAACCGAAATACGGAAAAGATTATATGGAACCTGATGCATTTACGATATGGCGCAGATCTCCATTCTTCATTGAGGTTCAAAAGTCAGTTTACAGTAAGAAGATTATGCAAGATAAGATTAACAGGTATGAATTGTACTTCCATAGTCAGGAATGGCACAATGAATCCTGGCAACCGAAAGGTTCTAAATTTTTTCCATCTATTCTTATAATTACAGATAAGAAGTATGACATAACTTCTTCCAATTTACGTATTTTTCAGGCGACATCCATACATGATTTTATGGATAAAACAGCGGTGAATTCATAA
- a CDS encoding ParA family protein, whose product MTEIIAVSTNKGGVLKTTSVTNLAGVYAREGKKVLIIDTDNQGNAIMSFGKNPRKCKVTIYDILIHGDMAEKGIINVHKNIDMIPANHDMSKFDFKILPNLNMYPNMFGLLAVAMRDIVDLYDVILIDTPPTLGLVQGNVLAFANKVLIPFQPEAYSVESLQNILEMIKEFKEKKNPNLEIAGVFATLVDGRTNIHKAFIDKAKKYCKKNKIIFLETVIPQSVRFANAVAYEGKPAVIHEPYHEVSRSYFKLVKEMA is encoded by the coding sequence ATGACTGAAATCATTGCCGTATCAACGAACAAGGGCGGTGTACTGAAAACAACTTCCGTCACAAATTTAGCTGGTGTTTACGCAAGAGAAGGTAAGAAAGTTTTAATTATAGATACTGATAACCAGGGAAATGCAATCATGAGTTTTGGTAAAAATCCTCGTAAATGCAAAGTAACTATTTATGATATTTTGATTCATGGCGATATGGCTGAGAAAGGAATTATAAATGTACATAAGAATATTGACATGATTCCAGCTAACCATGATATGTCTAAATTTGATTTTAAAATTCTTCCTAATTTAAACATGTATCCGAATATGTTTGGATTATTGGCTGTAGCAATGAGAGATATTGTGGATCTATACGATGTAATTTTAATTGATACCCCACCAACTTTAGGATTAGTACAAGGTAACGTACTAGCTTTTGCAAATAAAGTTTTAATCCCATTCCAACCAGAAGCTTATTCTGTAGAATCATTACAAAATATATTAGAAATGATTAAGGAGTTTAAAGAAAAGAAAAACCCTAATTTAGAAATAGCAGGTGTTTTTGCAACATTGGTTGATGGTAGGACAAATATTCATAAAGCATTTATTGATAAAGCTAAAAAATATTGTAAGAAGAATAAAATTATTTTTTTAGAAACAGTAATCCCACAATCGGTTAGATTTGCGAACGCTGTAGCATATGAAGGAAAACCAGCAGTAATCCATGAACCTTATCATGAGGTTTCTCGATCTTACTTTAAATTAGTAAAGGAGATGGCATAG
- a CDS encoding AimR family lysis-lysogeny pheromone receptor, whose protein sequence is MERLIKKLDAERESKDIKIRGLARITGIDRSVIEEGLSGKTQEMKLENFIAIASNVYEDYSTRKEEINNFILRCEKDLNIVKALCYCQGQGEYDVISQLIDKHKGTRTLKKYLTIFELYNQRNLNKKTGKELEKALDEETFSKLPECQVLVNMLYGFAMYDIPNCRAIVPYSEKAKEKIPLIKNKFIRECLEMQYKERAAYIKLLSDEVEESRKVCWDIIDTKSDYQMIKASAYCCLGESYQYECLETSEKHLLKAIEVLEENKIDKKSKKYGSFKTTLGHIYIDNAFHIEKIEHEYLDVGEEAHYQLKFGDAELGEKLYSEMKMTPHRKASRAKVKGDIIALKEILLEFERSGNLFYANGIKREIIKDEVE, encoded by the coding sequence GTGGAAAGATTAATTAAAAAGTTAGATGCAGAAAGAGAAAGCAAAGATATCAAAATCAGAGGATTAGCAAGAATAACTGGAATAGACCGAAGTGTAATTGAAGAAGGTTTATCAGGCAAAACACAAGAAATGAAATTAGAGAATTTTATCGCTATTGCATCTAATGTGTATGAAGATTATTCGACTAGAAAAGAAGAAATAAACAATTTTATTCTACGATGCGAGAAGGATTTAAACATTGTGAAGGCACTTTGTTACTGCCAAGGTCAAGGCGAATACGATGTGATCTCACAACTTATAGATAAACACAAGGGAACTAGGACGTTAAAAAAATACTTAACTATATTTGAACTATATAATCAACGAAATTTGAATAAGAAAACAGGTAAGGAATTAGAAAAAGCACTTGATGAAGAAACATTTTCTAAGTTGCCAGAATGTCAGGTACTTGTGAATATGCTATACGGATTTGCAATGTACGACATTCCGAACTGTCGGGCAATCGTTCCTTATTCAGAAAAAGCAAAAGAAAAAATACCTTTAATTAAAAATAAATTCATTAGAGAATGTTTAGAAATGCAATATAAAGAGAGAGCTGCATATATCAAACTATTATCGGATGAAGTAGAAGAATCTCGTAAGGTATGCTGGGACATTATTGATACAAAGTCAGACTATCAGATGATAAAAGCATCAGCATATTGTTGCTTAGGGGAAAGCTACCAATATGAATGCTTAGAAACGTCGGAAAAACACCTTTTAAAGGCCATAGAAGTATTAGAAGAAAATAAAATTGATAAAAAATCAAAAAAATATGGCTCGTTTAAGACAACTTTAGGACATATATATATAGACAATGCTTTCCACATTGAAAAAATTGAACACGAGTATTTAGATGTGGGAGAAGAAGCTCATTACCAACTTAAATTCGGTGATGCTGAATTAGGGGAAAAATTATATTCCGAAATGAAGATGACGCCCCATAGAAAAGCATCCCGCGCTAAAGTAAAAGGTGATATAATAGCTTTAAAAGAAATTCTTCTAGAATTTGAAAGAAGTGGAAATTTGTTCTATGCAAATGGCATAAAAAGAGAGATAATAAAGGACGAGGTGGAATAA
- a CDS encoding helix-turn-helix transcriptional regulator yields the protein MKNTVGQNIQRLRKAYGLTQEQLSEKTRITRGQLKNWETDRYEPDLGSLKILASFFNVTTDTLLGFENEQNDPLLDLLLSDIKKDYSKLDGREQGQYARHMAVYSDMLLRNKDLL from the coding sequence ATGAAAAATACAGTCGGTCAAAACATTCAACGTTTAAGAAAAGCTTATGGTTTAACACAAGAACAATTATCTGAAAAGACACGTATTACTCGTGGTCAACTCAAGAACTGGGAAACAGATCGATATGAACCGGATCTCGGAAGCTTGAAGATTCTTGCTTCATTTTTTAATGTTACAACAGACACGCTTCTCGGCTTCGAGAACGAACAGAACGACCCTTTGTTAGATTTACTATTAAGCGACATTAAAAAGGACTACAGTAAGCTAGACGGGCGTGAACAAGGGCAATATGCAAGACATATGGCTGTTTACTCTGACATGCTACTTAGAAATAAGGACTTGTTGTAA
- a CDS encoding helix-turn-helix domain-containing protein has product MSETMGSRIQKVRKEKGMKQYELAEAIGVNFTTISLYESGKREPRKDIMEKIALVTNVSVDYLYGLTDNKVLNQEKLNKEEIEAAKLMERIMKLPPEKRNIINNLIDNF; this is encoded by the coding sequence ATGTCTGAAACTATGGGGAGTCGCATACAAAAAGTTCGTAAAGAAAAAGGCATGAAACAATATGAACTCGCTGAAGCGATCGGCGTAAACTTTACAACAATTTCATTATATGAATCCGGTAAGAGGGAACCACGTAAAGACATAATGGAAAAGATTGCACTTGTAACTAACGTTTCTGTTGATTACCTTTATGGATTAACTGATAACAAAGTTTTAAATCAGGAAAAATTAAATAAAGAAGAAATAGAAGCAGCAAAACTTATGGAACGCATTATGAAGTTACCACCTGAAAAGAGAAATATAATCAATAATTTAATCGATAACTTTTAA
- a CDS encoding sigma-70 family RNA polymerase sigma factor gives MTPEELFEEKEHLVLASIKQIFGSYHVASQVAKKNNMELDDLIQIGKVRLWELCLKYNSKLSEAFNTYAIKTLKWKIINELHEKGKVIKVSRSCSPEERNSMKFISVDLYVDGESENGFYAVDPLKLEEEVIISIQCQEVMNQLNSEEKLILIKKSHGFTDEEIGKELGKTRLAINKRKTRAYKKINPDYKRVIKGEIRKKKNHLLAQVI, from the coding sequence ATGACACCTGAAGAGTTGTTCGAAGAAAAAGAACATCTTGTTCTCGCATCAATTAAACAAATATTTGGAAGTTATCATGTAGCATCTCAAGTTGCTAAAAAAAACAATATGGAATTAGATGATTTAATTCAAATTGGGAAAGTTAGATTGTGGGAACTTTGTTTGAAGTATAACTCAAAATTATCTGAGGCATTTAATACCTATGCAATAAAAACTCTTAAATGGAAGATAATTAATGAGCTTCATGAAAAAGGAAAAGTAATTAAAGTTAGTAGAAGCTGTAGTCCTGAAGAAAGGAATTCAATGAAATTTATATCTGTTGACCTTTATGTAGATGGAGAATCAGAAAATGGTTTTTACGCAGTAGATCCGCTAAAGCTGGAAGAAGAAGTTATAATTTCGATACAATGTCAAGAAGTTATGAATCAATTAAATTCTGAAGAAAAATTGATATTAATAAAAAAATCTCATGGTTTTACAGATGAAGAGATTGGAAAAGAACTTGGAAAAACTAGACTTGCTATCAATAAGAGGAAAACCAGAGCCTATAAAAAAATCAATCCTGATTATAAACGAGTTATAAAAGGTGAAATTAGAAAAAAGAAAAACCACCTGTTGGCGCAGGTGATCTAG
- a CDS encoding helix-turn-helix domain-containing protein, translated as MFPARLREIRKQKDLTQQELAEMINKDRCTISNYEIGDSRPTIYVLCDLATALGVSTDYLLGRVEVN; from the coding sequence ATGTTTCCTGCAAGGCTTAGAGAGATAAGAAAACAGAAAGACCTTACTCAACAAGAATTAGCAGAAATGATTAATAAAGATAGATGTACGATTTCGAATTATGAAATTGGGGATTCTAGACCTACCATTTATGTATTATGCGATTTAGCAACTGCTTTAGGTGTATCAACAGATTATTTATTAGGAAGAGTAGAGGTGAATTAA
- a CDS encoding AAA family ATPase → MEITNGAAITKSKKAKIIIYSKPGNGKTTVAGLLPGKTLALDIDGTTQVLSGYKNVDVAKIDGENPHDSISQFYALAKANIGKYDNIFIDNLTHYQKLWLLKKGENTKSGMPELKDYALLDNHLLKLVETFNSLDANVIFTAWETTRNITHDDGQQYTQFIPDIRDKIVNHIMGIVHVVGQLVKKADGTRGFVLEGNQSVFAKNHLDQRKGCVQQELIPVNGEE, encoded by the coding sequence TTGGAAATTACAAACGGTGCTGCCATTACCAAAAGTAAAAAAGCAAAAATAATCATTTATTCAAAACCAGGTAACGGTAAAACAACGGTTGCTGGTTTGTTGCCAGGCAAAACATTAGCCCTGGATATTGATGGGACCACACAAGTATTATCCGGTTATAAAAATGTAGATGTAGCCAAAATCGATGGTGAAAATCCACATGATAGCATTTCACAGTTTTACGCATTAGCAAAAGCGAATATTGGTAAGTATGACAATATATTCATCGATAACTTAACACATTATCAAAAGTTATGGCTACTTAAAAAAGGTGAAAATACAAAAAGCGGTATGCCGGAATTAAAGGATTACGCTTTACTAGATAACCACCTTCTAAAGTTAGTAGAAACATTTAATTCATTAGATGCAAATGTTATTTTCACGGCTTGGGAGACGACAAGAAATATCACTCATGATGATGGGCAGCAATACACGCAATTCATCCCTGATATTCGGGATAAGATCGTTAATCACATTATGGGAATCGTTCATGTTGTTGGTCAATTGGTTAAAAAAGCTGATGGTACAAGAGGATTTGTTTTAGAAGGTAATCAAAGTGTATTTGCTAAGAATCACTTGGATCAGCGTAAAGGTTGCGTACAACAAGAATTGATACCAGTAAACGGGGAGGAATAA
- a CDS encoding DUF669 domain-containing protein codes for MSFKFKFDEENVSQGFGLVEEGKYEVTMIAAEAKEWQGQYSIGFDVEIRSDIEQKHQGAKILYNTLYLTSSNPDYKEDTEKKRNSFLKACGYTGKQELDLNAVVHEILGKTVLAYVKHETKNDKTFAKVKFVAPSNVTPPQPSGPPINLGDDDLPF; via the coding sequence ATGAGTTTTAAATTTAAATTTGATGAAGAAAATGTATCACAAGGATTTGGTCTTGTAGAGGAAGGTAAATATGAAGTTACGATGATAGCTGCTGAAGCAAAAGAATGGCAAGGTCAATATTCTATTGGATTCGATGTAGAAATTCGCTCAGATATTGAACAAAAGCATCAAGGAGCAAAAATCCTATATAACACTCTATATCTAACTAGTAGTAATCCGGATTATAAAGAAGACACTGAAAAGAAACGCAACTCATTCTTAAAAGCTTGTGGTTACACAGGTAAACAGGAATTAGATTTAAATGCTGTTGTACATGAAATTTTAGGTAAAACAGTTTTAGCTTACGTAAAACACGAAACAAAGAATGATAAAACATTTGCTAAGGTCAAGTTCGTGGCACCATCAAATGTAACTCCACCTCAACCAAGTGGACCACCAATTAATCTTGGTGACGATGATCTACCATTCTAA
- a CDS encoding zinc-finger-containing protein: MKTIKNCHNCGSEKVKKESNSIIYGREYGNGKCYYCHDCKANVGTHSNGNPLGTLATKDVQILRKACHEIFDKLWRHERVASRGRLYTCLAERLRISSNECHFGMFQRERCLQALEIITQEKWWAK; encoded by the coding sequence ATGAAAACAATAAAAAACTGCCATAATTGTGGATCAGAAAAAGTTAAAAAGGAAAGTAATTCCATAATTTATGGTCGCGAATACGGAAATGGAAAATGTTATTACTGTCACGATTGCAAAGCAAACGTTGGTACACATAGTAATGGGAATCCACTCGGTACTTTAGCAACAAAAGATGTACAAATTTTACGTAAAGCATGCCATGAGATTTTCGATAAGCTATGGAGGCATGAAAGGGTTGCTAGTCGAGGTCGTCTATATACATGTTTAGCAGAAAGATTAAGGATAAGTAGTAACGAGTGTCATTTCGGCATGTTCCAGCGTGAACGTTGCTTACAGGCGTTAGAAATTATTACTCAAGAAAAATGGTGGGCGAAATGA
- a CDS encoding phage/plasmid primase, P4 family, producing MKKNPYNFNEIPAELKALPQWILWKFETRNGKQTKVPCQVTGEMAQANNRRTWSTFATAVKFYLEGDYDGIGFVFSRQDNYIGIDIDKCVTDGKTNAFATEIIDTLDSYTEFSPSGKGIHIIIKGSLPQSVLGTGRKNTKHGLEIYSYGRFFTFTGNRENSNDVYDRTDELAEVFEQYFDDSDIQGRVNLAEFEKDEIKLSNESLWEKMFRSKNGDEIRSLYNGSLINDDHSASDLALCNYLAFWTGKSSTRMDAMFRETNLMRDKWDVIHFSDTNETYGERTIGKAISSTSTTILDNKQQFEEFSFDFINEDVAAVVEDKPKRKFKLTELGNAERIAYEYGHVIKFVNDIGWFIWDGKRWRIDTKKEIERITAKVLRSLSKSEDEAEAKWARMCERRNVRMNSIKDLMPLVPGERQEFDTHKYLLNVENGIVDLKTGKLQQHDRELGLTKITNIVFDENAKCPEWLNFLDQIFQGDKELTEYMQRLIGYSLTGEITEQIMVFLIGGGSNGKSTFINIIKDIMGDYGRQAKSDTFIKKKETGANNDIARLVGSRFVSAIESEDGEQLSEAFVKQITGGEPVLARFLRQEFFEFIPEFKVFFTTNHKPVIKGVDEGIWRRIRLIPFNLQLPKEKRDKKLPEKLSLEMPGILNWAIEGCLKWQQSGLNDPAIVMKATGDYKEEMDILGPFMFECCFKREDYQIEAKELYEVYANWCFRNGEHQLKNRAFYRILESQGFKRERGNGNKYYIKGVTLTDRKNTFKQQKLLENDGNSESVTKSNTFKIS from the coding sequence ATGAAAAAGAATCCATACAATTTTAATGAAATTCCTGCCGAGTTAAAGGCCCTTCCTCAGTGGATCTTGTGGAAGTTTGAAACACGAAATGGTAAGCAGACAAAAGTTCCATGCCAGGTAACTGGCGAGATGGCGCAAGCAAATAATAGACGTACCTGGTCAACGTTTGCGACAGCGGTCAAATTTTATTTGGAAGGCGACTATGATGGAATAGGTTTCGTGTTTAGTAGGCAGGACAATTACATTGGAATCGATATTGATAAGTGTGTTACGGACGGAAAAACAAATGCATTTGCAACAGAGATTATCGATACATTAGATAGCTATACAGAATTTTCGCCATCAGGAAAAGGCATCCACATCATCATCAAAGGTAGCCTTCCACAATCAGTATTAGGTACTGGAAGGAAGAATACAAAGCATGGTTTAGAAATTTACAGTTACGGTCGATTCTTTACCTTCACAGGTAACCGTGAAAATTCTAATGATGTGTATGATCGTACGGATGAACTGGCGGAAGTATTCGAACAATATTTTGATGATAGCGACATTCAAGGACGCGTCAATTTAGCGGAATTTGAGAAAGATGAAATTAAACTTTCAAATGAATCTCTTTGGGAGAAAATGTTCCGTAGTAAAAATGGTGATGAAATTCGTTCATTGTACAACGGTAGCTTAATAAATGATGATCATTCAGCGAGTGACCTTGCTTTATGTAATTACTTAGCATTTTGGACAGGGAAATCGTCAACTCGAATGGATGCAATGTTCCGCGAAACCAACTTAATGCGTGATAAATGGGACGTTATCCATTTCAGCGATACAAACGAAACATACGGTGAAAGAACGATAGGGAAAGCTATTTCCTCCACATCTACAACTATCTTAGACAACAAACAGCAATTCGAAGAATTTTCATTTGATTTTATTAATGAAGATGTAGCTGCAGTTGTGGAGGACAAGCCTAAAAGGAAATTTAAACTCACTGAGCTTGGTAATGCAGAACGTATCGCGTATGAATATGGCCATGTAATCAAATTCGTTAATGATATTGGTTGGTTTATATGGGATGGAAAGCGTTGGCGCATAGATACGAAAAAAGAAATTGAAAGAATTACAGCAAAAGTACTACGTAGCCTTTCTAAATCAGAAGATGAAGCGGAAGCAAAGTGGGCGCGAATGTGTGAGCGTAGAAATGTCCGAATGAATAGTATTAAGGACCTTATGCCATTGGTGCCAGGAGAGCGACAAGAATTTGATACACATAAATATCTGTTAAATGTTGAAAACGGCATTGTTGATTTAAAAACAGGTAAGCTGCAGCAACATGATCGGGAACTTGGATTAACAAAAATCACAAATATTGTGTTTGATGAAAATGCAAAGTGTCCGGAATGGCTTAATTTCTTAGATCAAATCTTCCAGGGTGATAAAGAACTGACTGAATACATGCAACGATTAATCGGATATTCGCTTACTGGAGAGATTACAGAGCAAATCATGGTGTTCCTAATCGGTGGAGGTTCCAATGGGAAATCCACATTCATCAATATTATTAAAGACATTATGGGCGACTATGGTAGACAAGCTAAATCAGATACTTTCATTAAAAAGAAAGAAACAGGAGCCAATAACGATATTGCTAGATTAGTTGGTTCACGCTTTGTATCAGCGATTGAAAGTGAAGATGGCGAACAACTATCAGAAGCCTTTGTAAAGCAAATAACAGGCGGTGAGCCAGTATTAGCAAGGTTTCTTAGACAAGAATTCTTTGAGTTCATACCAGAGTTTAAAGTTTTCTTCACTACAAACCATAAGCCGGTAATTAAAGGAGTAGATGAAGGGATTTGGAGACGTATTCGCTTAATTCCATTCAATCTACAGTTACCAAAGGAAAAACGTGATAAGAAGCTACCTGAAAAACTTAGCTTGGAAATGCCAGGTATTCTAAACTGGGCGATTGAAGGTTGTCTGAAGTGGCAGCAGTCGGGATTAAATGATCCTGCAATTGTTATGAAGGCAACAGGTGATTACAAGGAAGAAATGGATATCCTCGGCCCGTTTATGTTCGAATGTTGTTTCAAAAGAGAAGATTATCAGATTGAAGCAAAAGAATTATATGAAGTTTATGCCAATTGGTGTTTCAGAAATGGTGAGCATCAATTAAAAAATAGAGCATTTTATCGAATTTTAGAATCCCAAGGATTCAAGCGAGAACGTGGCAACGGAAATAAGTATTACATCAAGGGTGTTACTTTAACAGACCGAAAAAATACTTTTAAACAGCAAAAGTTACTAGAAAACGATGGAAATAGCGAAAGTGTTACTAAAAGTAACACATTTAAAATCTCTTAA
- a CDS encoding ERCC4 domain-containing protein: MIRFHYTDKEIEKILKTLTIVIDTRENVNGHILDYLHQKGIPIKNQKLDTGDYGCMIPKNEELGIPRDIYLDSRVERKAHMDEITGNLQKDTQTAFENELIRSKDIPFTLIVEDLKGYEKMLKGQYRSKYNPLALLGRLNTFKAKYNFEIVYLDNKYSGNWIYYHFYYRAKLYLKTGIF; this comes from the coding sequence ATGATTCGCTTTCACTACACAGATAAAGAAATAGAAAAAATCCTTAAAACACTCACGATCGTGATTGATACTCGTGAAAACGTAAATGGACATATTCTTGATTACTTACATCAAAAGGGGATACCGATTAAAAATCAAAAATTAGATACCGGTGATTACGGCTGTATGATTCCGAAAAATGAAGAACTTGGAATACCTCGTGATATCTACTTAGATAGCCGAGTGGAACGAAAAGCGCACATGGATGAGATCACAGGTAACTTACAAAAGGATACGCAAACAGCTTTCGAAAATGAGTTAATCCGTTCGAAAGACATTCCATTCACTCTAATTGTGGAGGACCTAAAAGGTTATGAAAAGATGCTAAAAGGACAGTATCGTTCAAAATACAATCCATTAGCATTACTTGGCAGACTTAATACATTCAAAGCGAAATACAATTTTGAAATTGTGTATTTAGATAACAAATACAGTGGTAACTGGATATATTATCACTTTTATTATCGGGCAAAACTTTACCTTAAAACAGGTATTTTCTAA
- a CDS encoding Fur-regulated basic protein FbpA, whose amino-acid sequence MDRKQIYIDVLIHKGIYKEEETGRQLYEMSEQELFKLIKGDGENETYKE is encoded by the coding sequence ATGGACAGGAAACAAATTTATATCGACGTCTTGATACATAAGGGAATTTACAAAGAAGAAGAAACAGGCCGTCAACTTTATGAAATGAGTGAGCAGGAATTATTTAAATTGATAAAAGGAGATGGGGAGAATGAGACATACAAGGAATAG
- a CDS encoding glutaredoxin family protein — translation MATKIVMFTGNSCSKCMRAKANFENLPLEIKENVELIERNVDENDHDYKFLTEQLKSNSLPTFLINPEEGSTDYKPLIGFDENIGKIMSAIGL, via the coding sequence ATGGCAACTAAGATCGTTATGTTTACAGGAAATTCTTGTTCGAAATGCATGAGAGCGAAAGCAAATTTTGAAAACCTACCACTAGAAATAAAAGAAAATGTTGAATTGATTGAAAGAAATGTAGATGAAAATGATCATGATTATAAATTTTTAACGGAACAATTAAAATCGAATTCGCTACCTACATTTCTTATTAACCCGGAAGAAGGTTCGACGGATTATAAACCGTTAATTGGATTTGATGAAAATATCGGAAAAATAATGTCAGCGATAGGCTTGTAG
- a CDS encoding dUTP diphosphatase: MNLRTKIKRVRDVELPRYAKPGDSGFDLVAAEDVIIKPGETKVIPTGLAFEIPPGYEMQIRPRSGMSRKTKLRVVLGTIDSGYRGEVGVIADNTSIVEYASQPRLLKGAFVGDNDFNVTKATKYEVIKINKGDRIAQGVIAPVVTAHFEEVDELSDSERGNRGFGSTGVK; encoded by the coding sequence ATGAACTTAAGAACAAAGATAAAGCGAGTAAGAGATGTGGAGTTGCCGCGATATGCGAAACCAGGGGATAGCGGTTTTGATCTTGTAGCTGCAGAGGATGTAATTATTAAGCCAGGAGAAACAAAGGTAATACCTACAGGGCTTGCGTTTGAAATACCACCCGGATATGAAATGCAAATAAGACCACGTAGCGGAATGTCACGTAAAACAAAACTGCGAGTAGTTTTAGGAACTATTGATAGTGGATATAGAGGTGAGGTTGGCGTGATTGCAGATAATACTTCAATCGTTGAATATGCATCACAGCCAAGGTTATTAAAGGGAGCGTTTGTTGGAGATAACGACTTCAATGTTACGAAAGCGACTAAATACGAGGTAATTAAAATTAACAAAGGTGACAGAATTGCTCAAGGCGTCATAGCGCCAGTAGTAACAGCTCATTTTGAAGAAGTGGACGAGCTATCTGATTCAGAAAGAGGAAATCGGGGGTTCGGGAGTACAGGGGTAAAGTAA
- a CDS encoding YopX family protein yields MRKNKFRAWHKEKKCWIALHNNGYSFNPNNGQIYYEGLNISSRIDLMQYTGLKDKDGKEIYEGDIVRFSGYVNAIGVIRYNERLGVYQAVYKNSSWLICKESGVEQQVIGNIYENPELVKN; encoded by the coding sequence ATGAGAAAGAATAAATTTCGCGCTTGGCATAAAGAAAAGAAATGTTGGATCGCCCTTCATAACAACGGATATTCGTTTAACCCAAATAACGGTCAAATTTATTACGAAGGATTGAATATAAGCAGTCGCATTGATTTAATGCAATACACAGGTTTAAAAGACAAGGATGGTAAGGAGATTTATGAAGGGGATATTGTACGTTTTAGCGGTTATGTAAATGCAATTGGTGTGATTCGATATAACGAGAGATTAGGAGTATATCAAGCGGTATATAAAAATTCTAGCTGGCTGATTTGTAAAGAAAGCGGAGTAGAACAACAAGTCATCGGAAACATCTACGAAAACCCAGAGTTAGTAAAAAACTAA
- a CDS encoding DUF3983 domain-containing protein: MKKLKKRKIKKAIARRGKSVEKYRVETAWRNIFVQVGILK, encoded by the coding sequence GTGAAAAAGCTTAAAAAACGAAAAATAAAGAAGGCAATTGCTCGTAGAGGTAAATCAGTAGAGAAATATCGTGTTGAAACAGCATGGAGAAATATATTCGTACAAGTTGGCATCCTAAAATAA
- a CDS encoding HNH endonuclease signature motif containing protein, whose product MKPLTIQEINKLYEQDNIIKFYKHPYWRRNIRIKALERDNSECQECKRKGKYSKGRNVHHIKELRDRPDLAYVLSNLETLCIQCHNKEHNKEKNIVKKRCTIVDEERW is encoded by the coding sequence ATGAAACCTCTAACAATACAAGAGATTAATAAGCTATATGAGCAAGATAATATTATTAAATTCTATAAGCATCCTTACTGGAGAAGGAACATTAGGATTAAGGCATTAGAGAGAGACAACAGCGAGTGCCAGGAGTGTAAGCGCAAGGGTAAGTATAGCAAGGGTAGGAACGTCCATCACATCAAGGAGTTGAGGGACAGACCAGACTTAGCTTATGTTCTAAGTAACCTAGAAACACTATGCATTCAATGCCATAACAAAGAACATAACAAAGAGAAGAACATAGTGAAGAAGCGCTGCACGATAGTAGATGAAGAGAGGTGGTAA